Within Nycticebus coucang isolate mNycCou1 chromosome 16, mNycCou1.pri, whole genome shotgun sequence, the genomic segment TTTGAATATATCCATAATTCCTATTCTCTGCCCCCACTCCACAAAAACCTGCTTCCTTCCACCCATCTTGGCCATTGGCAATGGAGTCTTCCAGTTGCTCAAGATAAAAACAATTCAATAACTGTTACTTTTAAATTGAGACATAATTCACCTGTcataaaatttactctttttaagcacatagttcagtggttttagtatattcataaggttgttcaaccatcaccactatctaataagacctttattttatttattttttttttttgagacagagtctcactatgtcaccctcggtagagtcctgtgacatcactactcacagcaacctcaaactcttgggcttaagtgattctcttgcctctgcctcatgagtatctgggactacaggtgcccgccacaatgcccagctatttttctgtttgcagttgtcatcattgctgtgtagctggcccaggccgggctcgaacccaccagcctccacgtatgtggctggcaccctacccactgagctacgggcactgccactaataagaacatttttatcactcccCAAAGAAGCCCTGATTTTCTcatactttttgttattttttgtttgtttgttttagtttctttgttttaGTTAGAAAAATGTAAGCTAAAACTCCAATGGGATATTGTTACaaacctatcagaatggctaaaataaaaaataatgacactCCAAACACTGGCAAAGAGAAAGTGGACcactcattcattgctggtgcaTGTGAAAAATAACACAGCCGCCCTAAAAAGAGTTTGGtacttttgtctttgttttccatttcaggCATTCTTGACTCCTCTTTCTCACATACTGCATCTAATCCATCAGCAAATTCTTTTAGCTCTGCACTCCAAATAAATCCACAATCTAAACATATCCCATCACTTACACGGTTAGAAAATATTCTGCAGAATTACAAAGCCAGTGTCCTAACTGGGTCCATTGATTCTCAACCTTGTTCTCATCTCCACAAAATAGCCATCGGGAGCCTTTCCAAAATCTaacttagatttttttcaatatactCTTCCCAATCCTTGTATGGTTTTCCTTcaccttagagcagtggttctcaaccttcataatgccgcgacccttaaatacagttcctcatgttgtggtgggccccaCACATGAGGAGCAGtgtctcggttcctaagaccattggaaatatgtgttttctgatggttgtaggtgacccctgtgaaaaggAAAAGGGTTCTTCGACcaccaaaggggtcacaacccacagagtTTACTGCCTTAAGGTAAAATCTAACTTGCAATTTGCTTCAAGGCCTTGTGCAAGGGGTTCTCCTGTCAGTTCTCCCACCCCTCTCTTGCCACCCTGCTGCTTGCTTAGTGGGCTCTGGACACACCAAGCTTTTTGCTGCCCTTCATATACCCCTCCTACTTCAGCCTGCCTGAGTCTCTCTCTCATCAGTCACCCACGAGGCTGCCTCCCTTGCTTCCTCCaggtctttgctcaaatgtcaccttaacCATGAGTCCTTCCCTGAACAGTTTGCACAAAATAGTATTCACCAGCACTCCCAATCCTCAGGgcctattttagtttttttaccCTGTAATGTGGATTTCCACCCACATACCTATTAATATATCCTCGCTTATCTATTTATTGTCTGATTCCTTCCATCTAGTATATAAACTCCACAAGGGTAGAGGCTTTGtcccagaacagtgcctggcatataataagCCCTCGATTcatattatttgttgaatgaaagataAAGGAAGGAATATATGAACCAGGACAAATAAAGAAGGTAAACTAAGTGAGACACTctgtaacagtggttctcaaccttcctaataccgtgaccctttaatacagttcctgtgggttgtgacccacaggttgagaaccactgctttataagTTTATAACAGAAGAATTAAATGTGGGGGTGTCTGTTAAGAAGCACTATAGAACTGACATTTTTTTAcggaaaaaaaaagaggtttaaatagtgtaagaaaataaatatgaccaATCGCAGACTGTGATATGTGTAAATATTTAGTATGTCCCAAAGAGAGAGTCTTCCTATCTGAAACTGTCTAGCTAACAGTACCCCTTGTCATAGAAGCAGATCTTCATCCAAGTCTATTGAGTCTTTTTCCAACTTGTCCTGGATGGCCAGGAGGAAGGTAGCAAAGGTTGAATGAAAGAATGTATTCTGACTCAAGGACACGTATTTCATCACTAGGCAGCCATTTTCTGATTGTGCTATAGATCCTGTTTCCACATCCACAGGATTCAGGCCCCAGGGTTATCTCTGGATACCCATTACCTGGGTTGTTAAGTACTCATgtgtaaagaaaataaaccagccccaagaaaagagaaatttcccCCAGACGTCTACACCTTAATAAATGAGGGCAGTGGCAACAAAAAAAGTCTGTTTCACAGATTAaaatcagaaggaaggaaaattttcTGCTAAGAGAGGGGGGAACAGGAGACTAGCCATCAACAAGATAAACTATAGAAAAGCAATTGCTAGTGTGTAAACTATTCCCCAAAGCACAGTAAAATTGATGCACACATTGGAAGATCTGGGCAACTGCTAATGAATCTCTCTAGCAGAATGAGAAACATTAATAAAAGTTCATATTTGTTGAAACATTTATTAGGTTACAGGTCCTTATGTAAGCCTTTTAGCCATATTCGTTCATTAATTCCTACCAGAGCCTTTTCAAGTAGATGTCAGTATTATCTGTTATAAGATCTATGAGGGATTTGGAAAaaacctcatttctttcatcctatctttctttaattaacatttattgagaggcagagagattaagtaacctGGCCACATAATGAAAAAGTGAGGGGGCCAGGAGCTGAACCCAGATAATCTGGCAGCCGagctcatcatctttttttaatctttattgagATAAAACTCATATGCTATAAAATTTATCTCCTAAGGTatataattaaatgatttttaatatatctGTGAAGTTCTGCACCTATCAatacaatcaattttagaacttttcaTCAGTACAAAATAAAGTCCATATCCATTGTTAATCATTTCCCGTTTTCCTATGGCTCCCCAACCCCaagtctactttctgtctctatggagtTAGGTCTTCTGGACCTTTCAGATGCGTGCGCATAATATGTGGTCTTtcattcatccatgttgtagtatatgtctattttccattttcttaaataataatttcattttataaatatgccacattttatctATCCACCCACAAAATGTTGAAGAATATTTGGGCTGTTTTCACTTTGgggttattaaaaataatgcttttattattaaaataaaacattcatgtgcaagtttttgtgtagatatatgctttcatttctttggatATATTCCTAGGAGTAcagttgctgggtcatatggtaacttgGTGTTTAAACTCttgagttgtttctttttttctttctttctttttttttgagacagagtctcactatgtcaccctcagtagagtgctatgacatcacaactcacagcaacctcaaactcttgggcttaagtgattctcttgcctcagcctcccaaatagctgggaccacagagtgcaacctcgtctctaaaaacagcaaggcattgtggcaggcacctgtatagCTTGGaataacttgggaggctgaggcaagagaactgcttaagcccaagagtttgaggctgctgtgagctgtgacacacgtcactctaccaagggagttatagtgagactctgtctcaaaaaaaaaggaaataaaagaaactatGAAGTCCTAATTGTGTCTAAATATTCTGGGGTTACTATTACCTCTTACATTGCAGaaactttgtgtttttcttctttggaagTTCAGCATGCTATTCTTTTCACATAAAATGGGATTTGGCTAATTTGAAGTTTgaagtgaacaaatatttattaaatctaTGATATATACCAAGGACTGTTATAAGATCTCTGAgggattcaggaaaaaaaatgcatttctttttatccTAACTTTctttaataaacatgtattgaTCAAAGTGCCACTCACCAGTGCTGTGCAACAGAAGTTCAAGGATGGGCTGGTGCAGTGGTtcgcacctgtagtcctagcactgtgggagactgaggcaggtggatctcttgaactcaggagtttgagggcagccggagcaagagcaagattctatctgtactaaaaatagaaaaaaaatctgggcactgtggtgggtgcctatagttcaggtagttgggagactgaggcagggggatcacttgagcccaggagttttaggttgctgtgagctaggctgataccagggcactttaatctggggcaacagagtgagactcaatctcaaaaaaaaaaaaaaatcttaaataagcAAAAATTTGCTATGCCAAGAGGCTAGAGCATAATAGAAGACTGTATTTGGTatgcttgttttgtttctttggtagAGCTTATTAAGTGAATCTTCCAAAAAGCTTTCCTTCTGCTGGATCCCAGGGACATGGAAGTCATCAGTATCCCACAGTACTTGGAGTACCTCTGCACCAAGATGTCTGGCTGATTTTCTGCACAGTCACAGTTTTACTTGAAAGCAAGAATTGTCCTAGCTCCTTTCCattattccaaaaagtttaaCACTCAAAGCAGGGTCTAATTAAAGAAACtattgggctcggcgcctgtggctcaagcggctaaggcaccagccacatacacctgagctggcgggtttgaatctagcctgggcctgccgaaacaacaatgacagctgcaaccaaaaaaaaaaaaaaaaaatagccggatgttgtgccaggcgcctgtagtcccagctacttgggaggtagaggcaggagaatcgcttgagcccgggagttggaggttgctgtgagctgtgatgccactgcactctacccagggtgacagcttgaggctctgtctcaaaaaaaaaaaaaaaagaaaaagacattccaCACGTGGCGTCCCCAGCCGCCAGCTGCTAGTCCCCGGACCCTGCTGCTGCAGCCATGGCTCCTGGCCAGCTCGCCCTATTCAGTGTCTCTGACAAAACCGGCCTTGTGGAATTTGCGAGAACCCTAACTTCTCTGGGTTTGAATCTGATTGCTTCCTGAGGGACTGCAAAAGCTCTCAGGGATGCTGGGCTAGCTGTGAGGAATCCTGGCTCATAATACCCCAGCAGATAATGCTGACATGGACAGACTTGATTTCAATCTTATAAGAGTTGTTGTTTGTAACCTGTATCTCTTTGTGAAGACGGTGGCTTGTCCAGATGTAACTGTTCAGGAGGCTGTTGAGCAAATTGATATTGGTGGAGTAACCCTACTGAGAGCAGCAGCCAAAAACCATGCTCGAGTGACAGTGGTGTGTGACCCTGACGACTATGTGCCAGTGTCCACAGAGATGCAGAGCTCCGAGAGTAAGGACACCTCCCTGGAGACTAGACACCAGTTAGCCTTGAAGGCCTTCACTTCATACGGCACAGTATGATGAAGCAATTTCCGATTACTTCAGGAAACAGTACAGTAAAGGAGTATCTCAGATGCCCTTGAGGTATGGAATGAACCCTCATCAGACTCCTGCCCAGCTGTACACGATGAAGCCCGTGCTTCCCCTCAAAGTTCTAAATGGAGCCCCTGGATTTATAAACTTATGTGATGCTTTGAATGCCTGGCAGCTGGTGAAGGAACTCAAAGAGGCTTTAGGAATTCCAGCCGCTGCCTCTTTCAAACATGTCAGCCCAGCAGGTGCTGCTGTTGGAATTCCACTCAGTGAAGATGAAGCCAAAGTCTGCATGGTCTATGATCTCTATAACACCCTCACTCCCATAGCAACTGCATATGCACGAGCAAGAGGGGCTGATAGGATGTCTTCATTTGGTGATTTTGTTGCATTATCTGATGTTTGTGATGTACCAACTGCAAAAATTATATCCAGAGAAGTATCTGATGGTATTATTGCCCCAGGATATGAAGAAGAAGCcttgaaaatactttctaaaaagaaaagtggaaactACTGTGTGTTTCAAATGGACCAGTCTTACGAACCAGACGAAAATGAAATTCGAACACTCTTTGGTCTTCGTTTAAGCCAGAAGAGAAATGATGCTGTCATCAACAAGTCATTATTTAGCAATGTTGTTAccaagaataaacatttttcagagTCTGCCATCAGGGACCTCATTGTGGCCACCGTTGCTGTCAAGTACACTCAGTCAAATTCTGTGTGCTACGCCAAGAATGGGCAGGTCATTGGCATTGGAGCAGGACAGCAGTTTCGGATCCACTGCACACGCCTTGCAGGGGACAAGGCAAACTATTGGTGGCTGAGACACCATCCACGTGTGCTTTCAATGAAGTTTAAGCCAGGAGTGAAGAGAGCAGAAATCTCCAATGCCATCGACCAGTATGTGACTGGAACCATTGGCGAGGGTGAAGATCTGAGGAAGTGGGAGGCACTGTTGGAGGAGGTGCCTGAATTACTAACTGAGGCCGAGAagaaggaatggattaacaaactaagTGGCGTTTCCATTAGCTCTGAtgccttctttcctttcaggGATAATATAGACAGAGCTAAAAGGAGCGGCGTGTCCTACATTGCTGCTTCGTCCGGCTCTGCTGCTGACAAAGTCATGATGGAGGCTTGTGATGAACTGGGAATAATCCTCGCTCACACAGATGTTCGGCTCTTCCACCACTGATTTTGTCACATGTTGTTTTATAGTTTGCATATGTGCAGGTGAATTCATGTGTAGAAGTTCAAAAATAacttggtttaaaaaataaatattaaatcttaacatttgggaaaaaaaagaaaaagaaaaaatgaaactattgGTTAGTTGATATCATTGAAGTATCACAATTTCAGAATAAACATTTGATCAAAAATAAggaactcgggcggcgcctgtggctcagtcggtaaggcgccggccccatatgccgagggtggtgggttcaaacccggccccggcctaactgcaaccaaaaaatagccgggcgttgtggcgggcgcctgtagtcccagctgctcgggaggctgaggcaagagaatcgcttaagcccaggagttggaggttgctgtgagctgtgtgaggccacggcactctaccgagggccataaagtgagaccctgtctctacaaaaaaaaaataaataaataaggaactcATTGGTTAATACTGTATTTAAATGTATGTGTGTAATTTTTTGGAACCTGTTTAAAAACCAAATACCCCTGCAAACAGATGCAGCCCAACTtcttctatttaaatattttgctgttttattttatagaaattattttgctGAATTCACAAATAGAATTTGATTTAAGAAGGACTTTTTGTCCTGTGgcatttgggggttttttgtcccttttttcttgtttttttgtttgtttgtttgtttatttgtttttaggacTGCACATTAAAATTAATTCTGTGCATAGCATGCCTAGGCATGATGCTGAATTCAGGATTTTAGTCTCATTGAGATTTTATGCCCAGAAAGATTGGATGTTTGGCCCTAAATTTACTAAAGATTTTGAGAAAACAGGATATTGACACTGTAAAAGTTTCCTAACATAATCTTGtactttttgtatgtttttatatacATGCATATTGAATGAGCACAAGCTTGGTTGTATTTTTTACAATTCAGTTACTAGGAAAATGTTTTGTCAAAAGGCTATAGTTGGAACTGAACAAAGCAGAAACAAATTGAGCATTGCATTATTTTTTGATTAAAAGGGGCACGTATTTAAGATAAAGCTTTGGGTATCTTATTTGCAGTCCTCTGTAGATAAATCTGTTCTAAGTTTTTGGTACTATTAGGAAATTTTGACACCAGATAGATCCTGTTTTTACTTTAAGTATACTACATCTGAATTTAAGTTTGAACAAAAGTCATATGCAATGCTTTCAATTCCAATTGGTAGTCTTAATTTAAAAGTTCCTTGATCATAAACTTCCTCAATGAGTGAAATAGGTTTAAATTTATTTGGACAAGTCACTGTTATTAAATACACCATCTCACATCTGAGAGATTTTTGTGTTTCCTCCTCCCtaataaaatgtgtaatatacTGAATTTAAAAAACCTTAATAACTTCCTAGATAAGAAAaaacttgacatttttaaaagctgtgGATTTTTTCCTTGGAGGGAGATCCCAACTTTGGTTCCTTTGAATTTACAAGCCTCCTTGTTCCAGGCGAAGGCTTGTGGATCATTTTTCCCTCCATTGGAGGAAGAACCACCTGTACTGTGACCAGGAGCAAAGGGTTTGAATAGAGTTATTGAATagagttatttttgtttgtacaaattattttctatatttgaatCTTGAGCATTAATGAATAACTGGAAGTTTTAAGATGCATGCTATTATACAAACAACATCATAATTTTGAggtcctttttttcttaatataaatgtCACATCTTAAATTTCAAGTCTTCAAAGTGCCTGAAGACTATTTGAATTTCCTTCAACTAGTTTTTTGAGCCAtatattttctacttaaaatgttttggaatcactagtcttcctttgaaaaaaatactcaCTAGAATTCTAAGTGGCATGATTACTTTATGGAAGACAGAATATGTTAATGTAAACACTGAAGATGTTTTGTTAAAGCTGTGTGAACTAGGGCTTTGCCCTATTGGATATTGGTATTCCCATGCACAACTTGGTAAAAACTGTGAATTTCCATGTTCATCATTGTAGAGACAGAAATAAGAACATAATCAtacttggggattttttttccctgatttttctCTCAGTGATGATTTCCCAGCCTTGCATCTATGACCTGTTATGTATACaaatttagaattattaaaatgttctctatttttttatgattaaaaaaagaaaagaaaagaattcagggTGAATTAAAACCCTCATTGGTCAGACATaatggcacatacctatagtcccaggtatgtgggaggttgaggcaaaaacATCACTTTAAccaaagagttggaggctgcagtgcaCTATGATCAGGCCTGTCATTAGCAAACcagattccagcctgggcaacataacaagacttcTTACGGAAAAAAGAACATGATGAACTTAAAAATCCTTTGGAGAagacaaaagaatggaaatgtgAATTTTTGAAGTGACTACTAAGGAGAAACACAGTGTTGCAAAACCCTATACTTGTAGGGCAGTGACATTGCTGCATTagtcataatagccaaaaggcagAGATAATTCAGGTACCCACCTACAGATCAATATGATGTGATATatctatataataaaaaaatgaatgaattctaaTACATATGACAACATAGTTGAACTTTGGAAACATTATACTaagtaaaagaaatcagacaaaaagGACAAATGTCGTATGATACCACTAATACAAAACATATAGAATAGACAAGtttatggagacagaaagtatatTAGAAGTTTCCAAGGAATAGGAAGAGGATCCGAGGAAACATTGCTTAATGGTTAGAGAGTTTCTATTTGGGAAAATGAATAAGTTTGGGGTATAATGGAGGTAACTCCAtaatatgaatgtacttaatgccactgaattatacacttaaaatggttaaaatgacaaattttctgatatttatatatattttaccataacaaaaatttttttaaagaagaaaagtacTAACATATTGAAAATAGGGTGTGTAGAGTATAGGGCATGATATGATCAAATTTAGGTCTTACAAAGATCATTTTAGTGGCATTATAAAAAAATTGGATGGGATCCGGAATGGATATATGCATACCAGTGAGATTTGGACTGGGGTGGACAGAATTGGAAATATTTGATAAACATGAATTTTAACTTGGTGACTGGAGGAGGTATAAGGAGGCAATAAGGATGTCAGTCCAAATAGGGAATGCTGGAAGAGCTCCAAGTTTGAGTGGCACAGTTGGAGTTCTGTGAAACTCATGGAGTGATATCAAGTAGATAATTTGCCATATCAGTCCATAACTCAAGGGAAAGGTATTGACTAGAGATATGAAACAAAGAttcaaatctttcttttaaaacagtATCATTGAGACTTTAAGACTTGCTGATACAgacaaattaggaaaaaatataagaTGGTAGGTGatcaaatttcaaaatgtttggcatcaataattttttacaaactgtagaaatacagaaaaagatagccctgcacctgtggctcaagcggctaaggcgccagccacatacacttgagctggtgggttcgaatccagcgcgggcccagcaaacaacaatgatggctgcaaccaaaaaatagccgggtgttgtggcaggcgcctgtagtcccatctacttggcaggtggaggcaggagaatcgcttgagcccaggaattggaggttgctgaaagctgtgatgctacagcactctacccagggtgacagcttgaggctctgtctcaaaaaaaaaagaaaaagaaaagaaactgcagtGCAGAATTCCCGGGATACATTACCTGAAGGAGTGGGACTGGAGGTGGTCTGAGGTGGTCTGAGGTGGTAGGCAAGATTTGTTTTgtcaaggaggaggaggagaaaaggcaCAAATTCTAACAAGGGTGTTGGTAGAAAAGCTGTACTAAGGAAACAGAACTGGGGCTACGATGGATGGTGTAACAGGAGTAGAACATGATGATACAGCACCACCACTGGGTGCTTCAGACTGTTGAACCAAGACCACAGAAGGCTGGTGTGCGGGCCTCTCAGCCTAAGTACCTGCAAGGCAGCCCAGCCTCCCAGCAGGATTCCAGCTCCCCTGCCGGAGCTGTGTTCTAAAAGCCAACCAACCTGCCCAAATTGGCACGAACAGTCTCACCACTCAGCAGAGCACTTTTGCTGTTCTCTATAGGTCAGGCCACCTGGCCTCTGGATGAAGCCATGAAAGACCCCAGCCATCAATGACCCCCACAGGGTTAGTTAATGGAGAAGAGCATTGTTCAAAGGAAAGAAGACCGTGGGGCTCAGAGCACAGAGTGATTCATCATCATGCATCTCTACTGCAGAACCAGTGCTCAGATTACACTCCTAGATCCATCGCTTGGAACTTGGCGAAAACAAAGGCCTAGTGTGATGTACCAGGCTTAATGCCTCTCCCCACACCTACTCTAGTTTTTATGCTTTTGAGATGGGAAAATGCCTCAAATCAGTGgaaatgtgaaaatgaaaaaaaggaatcaagagaggggaaggaaggaagaaggaaagaaggaagggagagagagaggaagggagggagggaggacttAGTCTGGAAGGAACTATGAAACTGTCactcctaatttttttaaaagcaaattggTAATATAGTAAATTGTCCTTAAAATTGGTGCAGTCATTCTACCTCAAGGAAATGATCCTCAGGGCATAATCTAAAATAAGTTTCATGCACAGATGTTCATTACAGAATTATCTGAAATAGTAAAAAGTTGGGAAAACTTTAATGGCCAGCAATTAGGAAATAGTTAAATGAATGAAGATATTACCACACATTGTAAAATTAgtcatcaaaaataatttatgaagatctattatatttatgtactaaagtttaaaaatttctatATTGTGATATTAAGTCACAAAGtcaaaatagaaaattgtaaATAGACacgactgcaagagggactctgcttaacaaatgcaatcagtgtaacctggtttattgtaccctcaatgaatccccaacaataaaaataaaaattgtagatAGAATGTAATCCCAAACTTTTAGGAGGCAAAAAAGACTAAATTGATATGTGACAAAATAAGTAGTAGTTATTTCTATGGTTCTTGGAAttacaaatgaatttttaaatttccagctGCATTTTACAGCTTTCTACAGTGAGTGCATAGTTAATTTGTAAGTGTAAATTAAAAAAACGTATAATTaggaagaacagaaaacaaaacaaaaaatggcaaggtaaattggaaattataattaaatcattTATGAAATCCAGAATTATATTATGTTCTGTCTGGTGCGTTGACCACAAATGCCACTTTCCTCACACCAAAGTCATCCTCTCTAGTTGCATATTAAGTCAGTGGGAGCTTACCCTTAGAGGAAGTCCCATGGCAGGCATTTTTTGTTTGCTGGCTTGGGTTTGGAAGGAAATTATCCCACCTCATGAGTGGCAAACACTGATTTCAGCATGGTCCCTGCCCCCTCGTACCTAGTGTGACAAAGTACAAGGCCCGGCAGGGGCAGCCTAGACCAACAGCCGGTGCAATGGGCTTTGCCAGCCTTGCTGAGTGGCTGGCTAGCTTGAAAAGGCAACAGGAAGCAGATGGCCAGCCCCAGTCCTCTCTTTGGCTGGCCTATGAGAGCCATCTGGAGAAAAGAAACTTGATCTGCCTCCTGGAGAGGAAGGTGCTGGTGATAAATAACTCAGATCCTCTTATTTTGCAAATGCGCAGTGCCCAGGAGAGGACTGAGGAAGATCTCCAAGTGTTGATGGGGAAACAATCCCATGCTCACAGAAACACACGTCACCCTTACTCGAGGGGGAAGGAGCCACACAAGACCCCACAACCCATGGACAGTTTGGGTGACTC encodes:
- the LOC128568043 gene encoding LOW QUALITY PROTEIN: bifunctional purine biosynthesis protein ATIC-like (The sequence of the model RefSeq protein was modified relative to this genomic sequence to represent the inferred CDS: inserted 2 bases in 1 codon; deleted 1 base in 1 codon; substituted 1 base at 1 genomic stop codon) → MAPGQLALFSVSDKTGLVEFARTLTSLGLNLIASXGTAKALRDAGLAVXGILAHNTPADNADMDRLDFNLIRVVVCNLYLFVKTVACPDVTVQEAVEQIDIGGVTLLRAAAKNHARVTVVCDPDDYVPVSTEMQSSESKDTSLETRHQLALKAFTHTAQYDEAISDYFRKQYSKGVSQMPLRYGMNPHQTPAQLYTMKPVLPLKVLNGAPGFINLCDALNAWQLVKELKEALGIPAAASFKHVSPAGAAVGIPLSEDEAKVCMVYDLYNTLTPIATAYARARGADRMSSFGDFVALSDVCDVPTAKIISREVSDGIIAPGYEEEALKILSKKKSGNYCVFQMDQSYEPDENEIRTLFGLRLSQKRNDAVINKSLFSNVVTKNKHFSESAIRDLIVATVAVKYTQSNSVCYAKNGQVIGIGAGQQFRIHCTRLAGDKANYWWLRHHPRVLSMKFKPGVKRAEISNAIDQYVTGTIGEGEDLRKWEALLEEVPELLTEAEKKEWINKLSGVSISSDAFFPFRDNIDRAKRSGVSYIAASSGSAADKVMMEACDELGIILAHTDVRLFHH